The Physeter macrocephalus isolate SW-GA unplaced genomic scaffold, ASM283717v5 random_130, whole genome shotgun sequence genomic interval ACATCTGCACCACCACCTTCCCTGAGGCAGTCGGATAGATCTGGGACCACCGCCTCCTCCCCCACCAAACTCATGACTCCCTCAGGCCTCGGTTACCTTTGGGTAACCCCTCCCCTCTGCTTGCCCTCAGGGTTCATTTTGGTCTGGTTGCACCTGCACTGCGATGCTGCAAGTAGGATCACACACTGGCATCTGCCCCGCTGGCTTCCCCATGGAAAGGCGTGGTGGCCTGCTGTGTCCACCACTGTGGTCTACCGAGGGAGACCCTGTCCTTGGACACTGAGGGACAAACAGACCTGGCTTGAATCCCAGGGCAGATTCCTTAAACACTTTGCTAATTTGTGCCATGAGAACAAAACTGAACATGTAGGGTGGTTGTAGAGAGGAAAACTGCACATGCCCAGCAAAGAGTAGGCATCCAGTAAGCGGTAACTGCTTACTGATGAGAAAGATGGTAAAGGGTGCTGACAGCATGAGATCCTGGTTTCTGCAGGTGCTAGCAGTTGCTCTTCTGGCCTCTTTGTCTATAAATCGGGACTGTTCCAATGCATTTTTGCTGTATCAAATCAGTGCTTCCTGGGCATTATGGAATGCAGGCTGGGTTTGAAATTCCTCATCTTTTCTCTACAGGCCAATTTAGTCTTTGATCCAGCGGCCCTGCTGCCTGGGGCCTCACCCAAGAGTCCCGGACTCAAGGCCATGGTGTCACCATTTCACAGCCCGCCTTCTACCCCCAGCAGCCCTGGCGTGCGGTCTCGGGCCAGCGAGCCAGAGGAGGTGCCCGTCAGCTTTGACCAGCCTCCGGAAGGCAGTCATCTGCCCTCTTACAATAAGGTAATATCTGGATCCTAAGTACTGTGGTGTGTCTGTGGAAATGTGGACACAGGGCAATCCTGAATCACCTCTACCCTGTTGTCCTGGAGAAAGGAGGACACTTCTGAGCTGTGGTACGATGTGGTTTTTAACAAAGGAAATTTCTCCTCTTCCTGGCAAGTGATCCCTGAGCTAAGATCACCCTCTACCTAGCCTGCCTCTCTCATCCGCTCTCCCTGTAACTGTGCCACTCACCTGAAAGACAGGTGCAGGGGATGGAGTGCTCCATCCTTTGTGGAGAGAGGGGCAGGAATTCAGTACTGATCCCAGCTGCACAGAGTTATGtcaaaagctgaaaacaaaagctaaagaCCTGATCGGCGACTCAGCAGAAGGGAGGGCAGGGTCACTAGGTTGTCCTGTCCTGCCTTGATATGAATACTCCTTGATATGAATACTCCCAGTTGAAGAATGTCCAGATCGTTCCCTTTGCAAAAAGATGTATGGCAGCACTTGTTTCTGTAGATACTGCCCTAATACTTTGTGTGTGATTTCATCAGATCCCTGCCGTACTAGAAGGAGGTGAGAATCAAGAGAATCAGAGGTACATACAGTCCAATACACTCCAAGCAGGTACCCAGCAAATTTGGACCAGAGCCAGGCAGGGGCTAAGAGTCTTTTCTTTTGGTTGCACCgcgggcatgcgggatcttactttcccgaccagggatcgaacccacaccccctgcagtgcaagcgcagagtcttaaccactggaccaccagggaagtccctgagttaAAGGGCTCTGATGCCAGGAAAAGTTAAATGAATGTGACCTTAGAATTAAGGATGGAGAGAGCAGGATCTTCTGGGCCCTTCCAGAGGATCCATCTAGGAAAGAGGTCAAAGGTGTCGAAACAGGTAGGGCCCAAGGAAACAAAGTGGTGGTGAGGAGGTGATGGGGTAGGCTTGAGCCTGCTGGCTGGGGATAGAGTGGAGATCCTTCAGCCCAGGGCAATGGAGAGACCCCCGACGGCAGAGAGGAACCCAGGAGAGAGCCCTGTCTTCTCACAGGATGTCAGTGGGAGgtagaggcaggaagggaggctCTGCCACCTGGTCATTGTACTGGGGGCTTTAGTCTGTGACAGCAGTAAAGGAGCAGGCAGGATTATTTCTGAACCCTGCTGGCCATGAGGGCTGGGGCCTTGTTAGCCTGCAGGGCTAGCCTCACCGTGGTCTCAGGAAAGTTCCTGGGAGGCCCTTTTAAAACCAagtattcagggcttccctgatggtgcagtggttgagaatctgcctgccagtgcaggggacacagattcgatccctggtccaggaagatcccacatgccgcagagcaactaagcccgtgcgccacaaccactgagcctgtgctcaagagcccgtgagccacactactgagcccacgtgccacacctactgaagcctgtgcacccagagcccgtgctccgcaacaagagaagccaccagaatgagaagcccgcgaaccccaacgaagagtagcccccactagccgcaaccagagaaaagcccacgtgcagcaactaagacccaatgcagccagaaacaataaataaataaaaataaaataataaataaatttattttaaaaaataaacaagtattcATTCCAAACTTCTGAGACAACTAGGATTGACAAATACCAAAATGCAAATCAGTGAGAAAATAAGATtcaagaaaataagatttaatttgcacataaatttttaaagacacGTCACGAGTAAAGTAGGACACCCACTATAAACACACCCATTGAACTTCTGACAAAGTCCAGTGGACCCAGGTGAGGCCTGGTTCTGATTCATACACTTCCCAGAGAGAAAATGGTTTTCAGGCAGCTCTGCTGGGTGTTTCTAAGGTGTAGCTTCTGCTAGAGTTGGACCTCGCTGGAGAAAGCAAAGGATTCTGGCTGCTCAGCTCTCCCGGGGTTAGCCAGCTTTGTGGGGGGGGCGGcagggggggaagggaggaagctgATCACCAGCTGTCCAGCTCCACACCCATGAGGTCACGGTACCAGCCACTCACAGACCCCCAACCCTCTTTTCTGTTGGGTTCACCTTTGTCAAAGTAGaatcttcaaaatgttaaaacatgACTCTGATACAAAATAGAGAGAGATTTTGTTCAACTTGTTAATTTAGCAGGGACCCTGTAAGATGGTAAAGCTCATTCAAAGAACTGGTTATTTATAGGCAATTAAAAAGGACAAATGTTAGAATAAAATTGCTAAGTTAGACACTGAACTGATTGTTAATTTACAGGCCAGTAAAATCTTAGGTTATCTTTTTTACTGGATAGACAGCATTTTCATCttcacacatacagaaaaaaatctgcaggTTGCCATGTAATACCACAGCCCCACAGGGCTCTAACCTATAATAAATAGCAAGCAGTGGTACATCCTCCTAGAAAATCAAATGATCCTCAGGTGGGCTTGTGAAGCTGTGCGTGTGAGACTGACATTGAAAGGACATGCGCCCTCCCTTTGGCCTTTTTCACAGGTGTAGATCATTTTCCTTAACACTTTCTTGCAGGTGCGGACAAGGGGCTCCATAAAAAGGCGCCCTCCTTCCAGGCGATTCCGAAGGTCCCAGTCGGAGGACTGTGCGGACGTGGGGGAGCTCAGGGCCGTGGAGTCCTCCCAGGAGAATGGTGCCAAGGAAGAGAATGGGGACGAGGTGTTCCCAGCCAAGAGCAAGACCCCAGGATCCCCTCCTCTGAGGAGGACGCCCAGCAGGACAGAGAAGCAGGAGAAGGGCAGGGCCTTGGGGGTAGCCCAGCAGCACGAAACGGCCGTGGGGAGCTCCGAGAAGGGGGCCAGCCAGAGTCCAGCCCGAGCCTCCAGCTCAGAGGCAGAGGACGGGGGTGGGAGCCCCACGGAGGAGAAACCAGCTGAAGAGGAGATGGAAGAGCCTACGGAGGTGAAGGAGAGGGCGGCCAGTGAAGAGGAGGAGCCTGGACAAAGGAGCCGAGACAcaaaggggctggaggaggagaccCCCCAAAACccccctggaggaggggagggcgaCCACAGTCCTGAGCAGGGGGCTGGCAAGGAAAAGCAAGATGGGGGGACCATCCTCGAGCCAGGCTGTGATCCTGGCACTGGCCATGCCCAGCCGGACACTAGCAGTGAGGTCCCCAAGACGGAGGTAGGTGGCCTGGCTTGTCCCCCCGACCCAGACAGGGCAGGGCCAGCGCATCCTAGGTCCCATGCCCTGTTCCTTACATCCATCACCAATCAGCTGGGTGTGCAGTAACACAGGGACTGGATTGAGACGGGCTGTCACTGATGGGGAGGGGACAAAAGGACCAGAAAGGGAAGCGTGTCCCATGCTCTCTGCTTCTCGCTGCCTCGGGGTTCTGGCGCCCTTCCGGGTGTGACTGAGGCCCACACACCGAGGCCTCCTGATGCAGCGTCCTGGACTGGGCTCGCTGCTGTGGGGCGTTCTGAGAGGAAAAGGGGGGGCTCCTTTCCATACAAAACTCACAGTAATAGTGCATGAGACCAGCAGCTCCTTGGGGTGCAGTAAAGAAGGCAGAACACGGCAATGGGCAGGGCTTCTCCTAGGGAAGCTTTAAAGGAGGCTTTATGTTCCATCTGTCCACGCACAGGTGTTAGACACCTAGCGCGCGCGCGTGAGGAGGGGTTGCctctgtccctgccctcctgctggGCCCACACTTAGTCGTGTGGCTCCTCCCACCACTCCCAGGAAGCCCACCTTGAGCTCACCTACTTGTGCCCTCAGGAGCAAGACCAGCCTTGCTGGTTTCCACAAGAAAAGCTTTGTGTCCCGCCCCCTATTGCCACCCCTAACAATCTTATCAACAAAGTCACCCTCCGGTGTTTCCCCCTTCCCTTTAcgttagttcattcattcattaacacAAGCCACCGACATTAGCCTCTTATGTCACTTCCTGCTTCCACTTTTCCTCCCTACGTAGTCCATTCTCTGTACAGCAAccagaagggtgtgtgtgtgtgtgtgtgtgtgtgtgtgtgtgtgtgtgtgtgtgtgtgtgtgtgtgtgtgtgtgtgtgtgtgtgtgtgtgtgtactcatNNNNNNNNNNNNNAAAAAGACCCCCCCGACAGTCGCCTCTTATGTCACTTCCTGCTTCCACTTTCCTCCCTACGTAGTCCATTCTCTGTACAGCAAccagaagggtgtgtgtgtgtgtgtgtgtgtgtgtgtgtgtgtgtgtgtgtgtgtgtgtgtgtgtgtgtgtactcattGCTAAAATTACTTACGTCCTGtgttagtttcttagggctgccataacaaattaccacaaattggcACCttgaaaacaatagaaatgtattgtcacacagttcaggaggccagaactccaaaatcaagatgttggcaggattggttccctctggaggctctgaggaagagTCTTTTCCAGCCTGTCCCCTaacttctggtggctgctggcgaCCCTGGGAATCctctcttgtctcttccagcttctggtggttgccggCAATCCTCGGTGTTCCCTGGTTTGTAGACCCATCACTCCAACctttgcctctgtcttcacatggtctttccctgtgtctgtgtgtctcaaatctccctctcctttctcttataaggacacccgtCATTGGATGTGGACCCACCCTAAGTCCAGAATGATCTCATCTtaagatccttaattacatctacaatgatgctctttccaaataaggtcacattcacaggtactgggggttaggattggACATATCTTTGGAGGTGGACACAACCCATGGCACCTCTGCTTCCCCTTGTCCCAGAGCACTCAAAACACAGATTCCAAACCCTCTGTGAGGCCCTGCATGGGGGGCCCCTGCCCAGCTCTCCCTGACTCTCCCCCATACTGTGCCCCAATCTTGGtgatgtttttttggttttgttttgttttttaacagtggTTAATATCTAGATCCTTGAAGTGACTTGGTGAAGTAATTGATAAGCCCCAAATTGGTTGAACAGACTCAGAACCTGTAGCTTTCCAAAGTGCCATCTGAGAGCTGTTGTTTAGGACCGTGCCCAAATCACATAGGGCTGGCATGTGTACATCCTTCCAGCCTTTCTTCTTTGTGGTTGTATTTTTATACTCCAAATTGATAGTGTTCAGGTTCTAAATGTGTTGCTTTCGAATGTTCATTAAGCTTTCTTTCATAtagtaatactttaaaaaattgggggaattccctggtggtccagtggttaggactcggagctttcaTTGCTGTGGGCCCGGGtcccatccctggtcggggaactaagatcacacagccacgcagcatggccgaaaaaatataaaaaaacttttaaaaatttggatttttaaattttcaagacaccattttcattttttgttatattaCTTAAATGTAAGGTGCTACCTCTTTACAAGAGCTTAACAGcatataatttctcatttaattgcACATGTCAGATCCTCACTGTGCAGAACACTGTACTagctgtagtgtgtgtgtgtgtgtgtgtgtgtgtgtgtttgcaacaAACATGAACACACATCCACTCCCAAGGagattttaattaaagaatattataaaattcttgaaaaaattCTTGAGGATTTAACATATTAAATTCTTTAATATACAAGGATAAAGATGGGTATGTGTTTGAGGTGCCAAATAAACAGCAAAAAGACTTGGTTGAAAATATGTCTTTTCCAGAAATTGTACCTCCAAACTTTCCGTTTTTCCCTTGAATGTTACTAATAATAATTTGCTACTTACTGGGGCTTTtcagtttatttacttttcatgAGGAATTGGCAAAGTTTGATAAGGTGAACAAAAGGTCTGGTCTGTAGATTCCTGTTGTGGTTTTAAAGTGGAAGCAGGCAGACATAGCATAGCCTTTCTCCTATTTTGCCTAG includes:
- the RCSD1 gene encoding capZ-interacting protein, which translates into the protein MEERPAETNASVDDSAPPSVAQLAGRFREQAAAAKETPASKPTRRKPPCSLSLFPTRVELGQNGEEKSPPNANHPPKVKVKSSPLIEKLQANLVFDPAALLPGASPKSPGLKAMVSPFHSPPSTPSSPGVRSRASEPEEVPVSFDQPPEGSHLPSYNKVRTRGSIKRRPPSRRFRRSQSEDCADVGELRAVESSQENGAKEENGDEVFPAKSKTPGSPPLRRTPSRTEKQEKGRALGVAQQHETAVGSSEKGASQSPARASSSEAEDGGGSPTEEKPAEEEMEEPTEVKERAASEEEEPGQRSRDTKGLEEETPQNPPGGGEGDHSPEQGAGKEKQDGGTILEPGCDPGTGHAQPDTSSEVPKTEDNSPVQDTKM